GGCATTGCCGATAGCCAGGAGATGGGATTAATGCGGAACGCAACAAGCGGGGCGAACGTCGCCAGGTTCCAATACGGCTACGTGACGATCAATCCCCGGTCGCCTCCGGTTCATGCGACGCCAACCGCGCCTTCGCATGGCGCATCTTCTCAAGCGTCTTCGGACCGGCTTTAAGCGCGACGCCGATCGCGAGCGCGTCCATGATGCACAGATGCACGAGCCGCGACACGCCCGGCGTATTCGGATCGATCGGGCTCGGCACGCGCAGCAGCAGCGGAATATCGACCAGCCACGCCAACCGCGAACCGACGTTGGTCAGCGCAATGGTGGTCGCGCCGCGCTCCTTCGCGATCTGTATGCTTTCATTCACTTCGACGCTGCGGCCCGAATGCGAAATCGCGAATGCCACATCGCCCGGCTCCATCAGCCCCGCGTAAAGACGCTGCAAATGACCGTCCGTAAAGGCGGTCGACGCAATGTCGAGCCGCAAAAAGCGCAACGCCGCGTCTTGCGCCACGAGGCCCGAACCCGAACCAACGCCGAAGAAGAACACGCGCCCCGCGCTCGACAGCGCCGCGATCGCGCTCTCCACGACTGCGGGGTCCAGCGCGCCGCGAGCGTGCGTGATGCCGTCGATGGCCGCTTCGCCCACCTTGTCCATCAAGGTCTGTACATCGTCGTCGCGCGCGACCGCGGTCGACGCGTACGGCATGCCGCCTGCCACGCTCTGCGCCAGTTGCATCTTGAAGTCGCGCAGACCGTGGGCCCCGATCGCGCGGCAAAAACGCGTGACGGAAGGCTCGGACACGTCGGCGCGCTGAGCGAGTTCGGTGATGCTCGCGCGCATGGCGAAGTCGACGTCGCTCAGCACCATATCGGCGACCTTGCGTTCGGCAGGCCGCAAATTCGCCAACGCGCTGCGGATGTGGGGAATCAAGTTCGGTGCGGACACCCGGTGTTCCTTAAAAGCGCCCTCGGACTTGTCGCTTCGCGCCGGCCGCCGAAGGGGACTTCCTTCGGGGCGGTGGACGTCCTGCGGAGCGGAAAACGTGGGACATCCTAGCGTTTTCTTACGGGTTAAATGAATCCGCGTCGCAGTCGCAATCGCAATCGGACGGCAACACGCGGCTTAGACCAGCCTGCGTCCACTCTCCGTATCGAACAGATGAATATGTTCCGCCGGCAAACGCAGCGCGACACGTTGGCCAGGCTCGACTTTCGAGCGCTGGCGAGTCGTCACGCACCACGTGCTGCCGCCTATTTTCCCGTACAAGTGGGTCTCCGCGCCAGTCGGCTCGACCACTTCGACTTCCATCGTGGCGTCCGGCGTCTGCGCCATGGTTTCGATGTGTTCGGGGCGCACGCCGAGCGTGACCTTCGCACCGACCGCCGCCGAAGCCGACGCGCCTTCCAGCACGATCTCGCCGCCGCCGGTCAGTTTCAGCGTGAGGCCCTGGCCTTGCGCGCCGCTCGCCACCACGCCTTCGGCAAAATTCATCGACGGCGAGCCGAGAAAGCTCGCGACGAACAGATTCGCCGGACGATCGTACAACTCCAGCGGACGACCCATCTGCTCGATCCGCCCCGCGTTCATCACGACGATGCGGTCGGCCATTGTCATCGCTTCAATCTGATCGTGTGTGACGTAGATCACCGTATTCTTCAGGCGCTGATGCAGCGCCTTGATTTCCGTGCGCATCTGCACGCGCAGCTTGGCGTCGAGATTGGACAGCGGTTCGTCGAACAGAAACAGCGACGGCTCGCGCACCACCGCGCGGCCCATCGCCACGCGTTGCCGTTGGCCACCCGAGAGCGCGCGCGGCAAGCGGTCCAGATAGCCGCCGAGATTCAGCATCTTCGCGGCGGCTTCGATCCGCGGCTTGAAACTCGCCGACGATTCCTTGCGAATGCGCGGCCCGAATGCGATGTTTTCGTAGACCGACAAGTGCGGATAGAGCGCGTAGCTCTGGAACACCATCGAAATATTGCGCTGCTGCGGTGCGAGCGTGTTCGCCCGCGTGCCGCCGATCATCAGATCGCCGCCGCTGATCTCCTCGAGACCGGCCACCATGCGCATCAGCGTGCTCTTGCCGCAGCCCGACGGACCGACCAGCACGACGAACTCGCCGTCGTCGATGTCGAGATCGATGCCGTGCACGACTTGCGTGTCGCCATAGCGTTTGAAGATGCCGCTCAGTTGCACTGCTGCCATGCTGTCCTCATCGTCTTGCTTCGTTGACTCGACCGGGGTTGCGGGTTTTTTGTCCGGGTGTCGCTATGCCGTTGTGTCGTCGTGCCGTTGTGTTCAGATCTGTTCGAGCGTCAGTTCTTCCGCCATCAAACGATTACCGGCCATCAGACCACCGTCCACCGGCAACGCGACGCCGGTAATCACGCGCGCCATCGGTGACGCGAGAAACTGCACGGCGTCGGCAATGTCGTCGGGCGTCGCGAAGTCGCGCAACGGGTACCACTTCTTCAGGTCCTCGAACACCTGCGGGTTCTTGTCGACGCGCGCCTGCCATGCCTGCGTCTTCACCGTGCCCGGACACACGATGTTGGCGCGAATGCCGTAGCGGCCGAGTTCCATGGCCAGCGCTTTCGTGTAGCTGATCAAGCCTGCCTTCGCCGCGCTATACGCCGGGTGCCCGAGCGCGGCCATGCCGTTCACCGAGCCGATCAGCACCAACACGCCGCGCCGGCGTTCGATCATCGACGCCCGCACCGCTTCCACCGTGTGATACGTGCCGTTCAGATTCAGATGAATGTCGCGTTGCCAACTCGCGGCGTCGGTGCTGGCGAGCGTCAGTCCTTGCGCAGCACCGGCATTGGCGACCAGCACATCCACCGGACCGCGCGTCTTGACCGCGGCCGCCACCGCTTGCTGCACCGCGGCGGCATCGCCGAGGTCGACCGCGATCGGCGTGACGTGCGCGTCGCCGAGTTCCGCAGTCAAGGCCTGAAGCGCGGCCGCGTCGATGTCGAGCGCCAGCACGGTATCGCCCTGCTCCACGAAACGCCTGCACAACACGCCGCCGATACCGCCGCAAGCGCCCGTTACCAAAACCACACGATTCATGTCCGCCTCGCTCATCAACTGGTCATGCGCACCGGATTAGCATGTAAATTTCCTACAAACTCGATGCCGGCCAGTTGTCTAGCCATCCCGAAGATTGGGTATCCGTGACTTCGTGTTACGCAGAATACCCCTGCTTTACAGCATCTTATGCACAAAACCGGCTGCAAAAAAATATGGCAGACCCTACGTGACAAGCTATTTTGCGTCATGTAGGATTTTTTCAAACAATTTAACCCAAAGCGGCCGGCGACGGCAGTAGACCACCCCACCATCATCGGATGGGACCGGAGCCAGCGCTCAAGCGCCAACTCCGATCGACAACAGGAGAGAGAGAATGTCGTTGCATGCCCGTGCTTCCCTCGCGCTAGGCAAAGTTGCCGTGGCGCTCGCGTTTGCAGGTATCGCCGTCGCGGCTCACGCCGACACGGTCCGCGTCACGGTCGCGCACTACAGCGACGCGACCGCGCCGTACTTCGAGAAAATGGCCCGCAACTTCGAGAAGGCCAATCCCGGCACGACCATCAAGATCGAAGACGTGAACTGGGACACGCTGCAACAGAAACTCCAGACGGACATTTCGGGCGGCGCCAATGCCGACCTCGCGATTGTCGGCACACGCTGGCTGCTCGACTTCGTGAAGGACGACGTGGCTGAGCCGCTTGACGGTTACATGGATGCGAGCTTCAAGAGCCGCTTCATCGGTCCGTTCCTCGCACCGGGCGAAATCAACGGCAAGGTGTACGGTCTGCCGATCGCGGCTTCCGCGCGCGCTTTGTACTACAACAAGGATCTGCTGGCGAAGGTCGGATATCCCGACGGTCCTAAAACGTGGAACGACGTGATCGACGCGTCGAAGAAACTGAAGGCGCAGGGCATTGCCGGCTTCGGTCTGCAAGGCAAGGAAATCGAAACGGACGTCTACTATTACTACGCGCTGTGGACCAATGGCGGCGACGTCGTCGGCAAGGACGGCAAGGCGGCGTTCAATTCGCCGGCCGGCATCAAGGCGGCCACGCTGTACAAGTCGATGATCGACCAGGGTCTTACGCAACCCGGCGTGACCGGCTATAGCCGCGAAGACGTGCAGAACCTGTTCAAACAGGGCCGCGTCGCGATGGTGATCTCCGCACCGTTCCTGTCGAAGCAGATCAAGAAAGACGCGCCGAACCTGAAGTACGGCATCGATCCGATTCCGATGGGCACGACGCACGCCACTTACGCCGTCACCGATTCGATCGTGATGTTCAAGAACTCGAAGGTGAAGAAGTCGGCGTGGAAGTTCCTCGACTATCTGTTCACGAAGGAACCGCGCGTCGAGTTCTCGACGACCGAAGGTTTCCTGCCGACCACCAAGGCTGAAGCGACCGATCCGGCATTCAACGATCCGGATACGAAAGCGTTCGTCGCGTTGCTGCCGACGGCTCGCTTCGCACCGACCGTGACCGGCTGGGAAGACACCGCGAAAGCCGTGACCGATGCAATGCAGTCGATCTACCTCGGCAAGGCGAAACCGGCCGACGCGCTGAATGCGGCAGCCACGCAGGCGAACAAGTCGCTCGGTCATTGATCGTGTTTTGATCGCTCGTTCTGATCGTTCGTTTTTGATCGCTGAGTGATCTCGAGGTGATTTGCTGAACACGGAACGCGCGCCGCCGTTGTGAAGGCGGTGCGCGTTTCGGTCGTAATGCACTATCCGGCCCATCCCGGCGCGCGCGCGAATGAGCGCAAACGCGTCTTACGATCGAGCACCCATGAGCCGCTCCGCTTCTTCGCGCCTGCAGGCGCCCTGGTTGCTGATTGCGCCGAGTCTGGTACTCGCGCTCTTTATCATCAGCTATCCGATTTTCAACATCGTGTGGCAATCGCTGCACGAGGTCTCGCGTTTCGGTGCGATTCGCG
This genomic stretch from Paraburkholderia bryophila harbors:
- a CDS encoding ABC transporter ATP-binding protein, with amino-acid sequence MAAVQLSGIFKRYGDTQVVHGIDLDIDDGEFVVLVGPSGCGKSTLMRMVAGLEEISGGDLMIGGTRANTLAPQQRNISMVFQSYALYPHLSVYENIAFGPRIRKESSASFKPRIEAAAKMLNLGGYLDRLPRALSGGQRQRVAMGRAVVREPSLFLFDEPLSNLDAKLRVQMRTEIKALHQRLKNTVIYVTHDQIEAMTMADRIVVMNAGRIEQMGRPLELYDRPANLFVASFLGSPSMNFAEGVVASGAQGQGLTLKLTGGGEIVLEGASASAAVGAKVTLGVRPEHIETMAQTPDATMEVEVVEPTGAETHLYGKIGGSTWCVTTRQRSKVEPGQRVALRLPAEHIHLFDTESGRRLV
- a CDS encoding ABC transporter substrate-binding protein, encoding MSLHARASLALGKVAVALAFAGIAVAAHADTVRVTVAHYSDATAPYFEKMARNFEKANPGTTIKIEDVNWDTLQQKLQTDISGGANADLAIVGTRWLLDFVKDDVAEPLDGYMDASFKSRFIGPFLAPGEINGKVYGLPIAASARALYYNKDLLAKVGYPDGPKTWNDVIDASKKLKAQGIAGFGLQGKEIETDVYYYYALWTNGGDVVGKDGKAAFNSPAGIKAATLYKSMIDQGLTQPGVTGYSREDVQNLFKQGRVAMVISAPFLSKQIKKDAPNLKYGIDPIPMGTTHATYAVTDSIVMFKNSKVKKSAWKFLDYLFTKEPRVEFSTTEGFLPTTKAEATDPAFNDPDTKAFVALLPTARFAPTVTGWEDTAKAVTDAMQSIYLGKAKPADALNAAATQANKSLGH
- a CDS encoding SDR family oxidoreductase — translated: MNRVVLVTGACGGIGGVLCRRFVEQGDTVLALDIDAAALQALTAELGDAHVTPIAVDLGDAAAVQQAVAAAVKTRGPVDVLVANAGAAQGLTLASTDAASWQRDIHLNLNGTYHTVEAVRASMIERRRGVLVLIGSVNGMAALGHPAYSAAKAGLISYTKALAMELGRYGIRANIVCPGTVKTQAWQARVDKNPQVFEDLKKWYPLRDFATPDDIADAVQFLASPMARVITGVALPVDGGLMAGNRLMAEELTLEQI
- a CDS encoding MurR/RpiR family transcriptional regulator, with amino-acid sequence MSAPNLIPHIRSALANLRPAERKVADMVLSDVDFAMRASITELAQRADVSEPSVTRFCRAIGAHGLRDFKMQLAQSVAGGMPYASTAVARDDDVQTLMDKVGEAAIDGITHARGALDPAVVESAIAALSSAGRVFFFGVGSGSGLVAQDAALRFLRLDIASTAFTDGHLQRLYAGLMEPGDVAFAISHSGRSVEVNESIQIAKERGATTIALTNVGSRLAWLVDIPLLLRVPSPIDPNTPGVSRLVHLCIMDALAIGVALKAGPKTLEKMRHAKARLASHEPEATGD